The DNA segment ACTACCTGGGCATGATGGCGTTCCTGCTCATCATGAATTCCGCCATCAGCTGGCGCTACACCGACATGCGCGCCGAAAAGGAGGCCGCCCAGGCCGAAGCCTTGCGCGTGGCCCGCCAGGCCGAGCGCGACCTGGAGGTCAAGGTCGCCTTGCGCACCCAGGCGCTCAGGAGCGCCATGGCGCAGGTGGAGGCGTCGCTGTCGCTGGAGCGGCGCGCGCAGGAGGAGCAGCGGCAATTCCTGTCCACGGTCTCGCATGAACTGCGCACGCCGCTGGCGGTGATCGATGCCACGGCGCAGAACCTGGACCTGGACGATGCCCACGATGACCCGCAGACCTCGGCCCGGTACCAGAAGATCCTGCGCGCCACGCAACGCCTGACCATGCTGCTCAATGACTCGCTGCATGAGGATGGCTTCGAATTGCTGCGGCATGGCTCCCGGCCGTCACCCACCCGCCTGGCGGACTTGCTGGAGGACGCCGCGGCGGCAGCGCAACTGCTGTCGGAGGGGCACCGGCTGGAGGTGGACGGGGAGCGCTTGCCAGAAACCTTCCCGTGCGACGCCAGCCTGCTGCGGCTGGCATTGCGCACGCTGGCCGACAACGCGGTGAAGTACACGCCCGCGGGCTGCCGGGTGGTCTTGCGGGGCCGGGAGGTGGCCGAAGGCGTGGAGCTGGAAGTGCAGGACAACGGTCCCGGCATCGAGGCGACGGACCTGCCGCGCGTATTCGAGCGCTTTTATCGCGGCCAGAATGCCGGCCAGAAACCGGGGACCGGGCTTGGCCTGTCGCTGGCCCGGCGCATGGTGGAAATGCAGGGTGGCACCTTGACCCTGGATAGTGCGCCCGGGCAGGGCTGCCGCGCCACGATCTTTCTGCCGTCGGCGCCGCAGGGCGTGCAGGCTCAGGCCAGCGCGATGGGCGCGGCGAACGTATAGCCCTTGCGGTGGGCGGTCTTGAGCGGCAATTCGCTGCCCGATTCGCTGCGCCAGCGTTGCCGCAGGCGGCTGACCATGGTCTCCAGCCGGCGCTCGTCGTAGCTCAGCCAGTCAAAGCCGAAGCCTTCGGCGATCTGGCGGCGATCGACGGGCTGGGTGGGATGGAGCGCCAGCATTTCGAGCAGCTTGCTCTCGTTGGACGAGACCGCCAGGCGGGCTCCCGCCGGCGCCACCAGCGTGCTGGCCTGCCGGTCGAGCCACCAGTTGGAGACGACGCGGCGGCTCAAGGCGCGCAGGATGGCGTCGAATTCGAGCAGCTTGACCGGCTTGACGAGATAGTGGTCCGCGCCGCCGTTCAGGCCGTGTAGCTTGTCCTGTGTTTCCCCGCGGGCCGTGAGCATGACGATGCCGCAGCCGGGGCGCTCCTTGCGCAGGCGGCTGGCCGCATCGAAACCCGTGCCATCGGGAAGCATGACGTCGATGACGGCGATATCCGCCTGCGCGGCCAGCGGCAGGAATTGCGCCAGGCTGCCGGCCTGGCTGACCTTCCAGCCGCGCTTTTGCAGGAAAGCCGCTATTTCCTCGCGCAGTTCGACCTCATCCTCGAGCAGGACCAAATTGCCCATTTCAAAACCTTGCAGCGGTTGCGTTCAATGATCGTGGCGAGGACGCGCCATGCTTGCCTGACAAGATTCAGGCGGCGTCAGCCCGGGCTCCACCACTTCTGGCCGTTACCCTGGGCACTAGTGCCCAGGGTGGCTTAAGCGGTATTACGGCCAGACCGGCAGGAATCTTTACCCCCGGGCGCTATCCCCGGCGCTATCTCCAGCGCGTCGTGCCACGATTCAAGCCACCTCACCAAACGCCAAAAAACACACCCGCCTGCTTGTAAACATTGGTCTTGGCCGCGACTTCGTCGTTGCTCACCGTCGTGCGCGGCTTGAGCATGCAGAACCATTCCAACAGGTGCAGCCGCATCGCCGAGCGGATGGCTTCGTGGCCGGCATCCTCGCCCAGGTCGAAGAACTCGTCGGGGTCGCGCTCCAGGTCGAACAGCTGCGGGCGGAAACCCTGCCAGTGCACATACTTCCAGCGCGCATTGCGCACCATCCACGCCCGGCACTCGCCCGGCTGCCGGCCCAGCGCGATCCGCGCGCCGCGATACGCGTAGTCCAGCTCCGACACCACGAAATCGCGCCACTGGCCATTGCCGCGCCCGCGCGTGAGATCGAGCAGCGAGCGGCCTTCCACGCGATGGTCGGCCGGCGGCAGGCCCAGCGCGTCCAGCACGGTCGGCACCACGTCCACGGCCGAGACCATGCGCGCGTCCGCGCTGCCGCGGGTGGCGTCGGCCTCGGCCGAGGGGTCGTAGACAATCAGCGGGATGTTCTGCACGGTGTCGTAGAACTGCTCCTTCTCGCCGAGCCAGTGGTCGCCCAGGAAGTCGCCGTGGTCCGCCGTGAACACGATCAACGTGTCTTCCCAGCGGCCCAGGCGCTCCAGTTGTTCCCACAACTCGCCCAGGCGATCGTCGATCTGCTGCACCAGGCCTTGATAGGCGGGACGCACCGTGTCCGAGACTTCGCTGCGCATGAAGTTGGCGCATTCTTCCTGCGTGCGGTACGCGTCGAGCACCGGATGCGGGTTGTCCAGCTCCGCCTCGTGGCGCTTGAGCGGCAGGCAGTCGTCCAGCGCGTAGGCCGCATGGTAGGGCGCGGGCGCCATATAGGGCCAGTGCGGCTTGACCAGCGACAGGTGCAACACCCACGGGTCGTCGCCGCGCGCGGCGATGTACTGCATTGCCTGGCCTACCGTATAAGCCGTCTCCGAATGTGCTTGCGCCACGCGCGCAGGCAGGCCGGCATTGCGCATCTGCCAGCCCGACACGATCTCGCCCTGCGCATTCTCGGCGCTGATCACGTAGTCCGTCCACGGGTCGGCGCTGTCGTAGCCTTGCTTGCGCAGCCACTCGGCATAAGCGCTGTGCGGCTCGGCGTGGTGGCCGTCATGGCGGTCGACTTCGACAAAGTGCCCGCTGCGCAGCAGCGTTTCCAGCTCGCTGCCGCCGTCGAGATGCAGACGCTTCATGTTGGCATTGTCGGGCATCACGTGCGTCTTGCCGGCCAGCGCCAGCGCACGGTGGCTGTCCTTCAGGTATTCGCCCAGCGTGACTTCGCCAACGGACAGCGGCACGCGGTTCCAGGTGGCGCCGTGGCTGCTGGGGTAGCGCCCGGTATAGAAGCTCATGCGGCTCGGGCCGCAAACGCCGGAGGTGACGAACGCCTTGGTGAAGCGCACGCCGCGTGCGGCCAGGGCGTCGATGTGCCTTGTGCGCAGCGTGGGGTGGCCGTAGCACGCCAGGTGGTCCTGGCGCAGCTGGTCGCACATGATGAAGAGGGTGTTTCTGGTGGGCATGGCTTTGTCGATGCCGGTCGGGCCGCTGACCTGATCGGCATCAATTTTATAAATAACGTGATGTAAATTTTTTCTTATTCAATCCATGTAAAAAATAACATTCATGAAATGAATAAATGTGATGGAATGTGACGTGGTGTTTTTAGTCTCCGGTATAGCCAGAGGCCTTGACCACGGGTCCCCACCGCCCGGCATCCGCCGCCAGCACCTTGCCGAACTGCTCCGCGCTCCCGGTTTGCGGCTCCAGCCCCAGCTTCAGGAACCGCTCCTTCAGATCCGCCGACTGCACCGCATGCACGATCGCTGCATTCAGCCGGTCGATCGTTGCCCTCGGCACGCCGGCCGGCGCGAGGAACCCGTAGCGGCCAAGCCCTTCGATGTCCTTGTAGCCAAGCTCGGTAAACGTGGGCACATCCGGCAATGCCACCGAGCGCTGCGTCCCTGAGCTCGCCAGGACGCGGATCTTGCCCGCGCGATGCATCTCGGTGAGATCGGCGAGCGTATCGACCGAGGCCGGCACCTGCCCGCCCACCAGCGCATTCATCAACGGTGCCGAGCCGTTGAATGGCACGTGCAGCATCTCCACGCCCACCTGCTTGCCGATCAGCAAGCCAAAGAAGTGAGGAATGCTGCCTAGCGCTGGCGAGGCGTAGGAATTGTTCTTGGCCGGGCTGGCCTTGAGCCACTCGATGTACTCCTTCAGCGTCTTGGCCGGCGCGCCGGGGCCGGTGGCCAGGGCCAGCTGGAAGTTGGCGGTTTGCGCCACCGGCACGAAATCGCGCTGGATGTCGTAGTTCAGCTTGCGGTAGGTCAGCGGGGCGATGGTCATCACCGCGGAGTTGGCGACCACCAGCGTGTTGCCGTCGGCGGGCAGGGTGCGCGCATAGTCCATGACCAGGCGGCCGCCCGCGCCGGGCTTGTTCTCGATGACCACGGTTTGCTTGAGTTCCTCGCGCAGCTTGTCGCCGATGAGGCGGGCGGCCAAGTCGGCGGTGCCGCCGGCGGGGTAGCCCACCAGGATGCGCAGCGGGCGGTCGTTCTGGGCGCTGGCCGGCGCGCTGGCCAGGCACACGGCGGCCAGTGCGGTCATGGTGGCGAGGGTGGGGACTAGCGCGCGCAGCAGTTTGGCGGGTTTCACGGGTTCTCCTGTTGGTTCGGCATCGGCGGGAAGCCGGCCAATTTATCGATATGGGACGCGGGCGCCAAAGAAGGATTTCGCGCATGGATGCGCGCGTTTCGTTCCTGGGCGCATGGCTGCCCGGCCGTACCCCGGCGGATGCGCCTGGCACGCGGCCCGCCGGTTCTCATGCAGCGGCACAGACGCTAACACCCGGCCATATAATTGACAAAATCAACTAAATTTGCGGGTGCGGCATGAACGGCAACCAGGCGGGCGAGCAGGCGCAGGCACAGGCGGGCCGGGAGCGGGACGCCGGCGAAACGCTGCAGCATCCCGCCAGTCTGGCGGACTTCCTCAATTACCGCCTCTATCACCTGACCCGCGTTGCCCTGCAAGCCAGCGGGCATCACCTGCGCGCCGCGGCCGGGGTGAGCCGGCGCGAGTGGCGCATGCTGGCCTTCCTCGGCGAGCAGCCGGGCACGCGCCTGACGGAGCTGGCGCAAAGCGCCGGGCTGGACAAGGTGCTGGCAAGCCGCGCCGTGCACGCCCTGATGGCGCGCGGGCTGGTGCAGCGCGCCACGCGCGAGCAGGACAAGCGGGCGGCGGCGTTTGCCCTGAGCGAGCAGGGCGAGGCGGTCTACCAGCTTGCCTTTGCGCAGGCCCAGGCCTTCAACGCCCGCCTGGCTGCCTGCCTGGATCCGGAGGAGGCTCGGGTGCTGGCGCGTTGCCTGTCCAGGCTGCACACGCAGGCCGAGGCCTTGCTGGCGCAGGCGCAAGCGCTGCCCAGCAGCGTACCCGCGCCTGCGCAACCAGCGCAGAACTGGTGGCGCCAACCGTAAGGTTAGGCCGGCCGCTTCCGACTGCACCTGCTGGCTTCGGAGTCCTACACTTGTAGACTTGGAGTCAGCGCGTGCCCTGCCTGGAGCCTGCCATGCCGCTTGTCCGTCGCTTTCCTGCCTGCTTTCCTGTTCGCTTTCCTTCGCGATTGCGCGCCGCCGCCATTGCCGCGCTGCTTGCCCTGTGCCTGTTTGCCTTCCAGCACGCCCAGGCCGCGCGCCAGCCCCCGGCGCCGGCGCAGGAACTCACGCGCCAGGCGGTGACCGCCTACGACGCCGGCGCCTTCGATTCAGCCTTGCGGGATTTCGCCAAGGCGGCCCAGCAAGGCAACCGGCTCGCGCAGTACAACTACGCCATGATGCTGCTGCGCGGCGAGGGCACGCCGGTGCGCCAGCAGGAGGCGCTGATCTGGCTGCACCGCGCGGCCGAGAACGATATGACGCAGGCCCAGTTCACCTTTGGCGAGATGTACGAGCACGGCGAACTGGTGCCGCGCTCGCTGGAGTCCGCCAACCAGTGGTACCGCCGCGCGGCCGAAGGCGGCCATGTGCAGGCCCAGGTGGAACTGGCGACCAATTACTTCACCGGGCGTGGCCTCGCGCGGGACTACGGCAAGGCCTTCGAGTGGTATACGCGCGCCGCCACGGCGGGCGACGGCGGTGCCCAGTACATCGTTGCCAGCTACTACGAGCGTGGCGAGCCCGGCGTGGTCGAGAAGGACATCGAGCAGGCCAAGATCTGGTACGCCCGCGCCGCCGCGCACGGCGACCCCGGGGCGCTGGCCAAGCTGCGCTCGCTGATCGAGCAGGGACTGAAGGCAAAACAGGCGGGCGCCATGTAATGCTGCGGTAGTCTGGGCATGTTGCCATGCAAGGGCGGCCGCCGCCGGCCGCTATCCGGGGTGTGCCGCCGGGGGCGGTACAACTCTTGCTTGAGAGAACCACACAAAACCTGCGCCAATGGGAGGCACTAGTGGCAACACACGTCGCACTGAACCATGTCACCCACTACCGGTACGACCGGCCCGTGAAGCTTTCGCCGCAGGTGGTCAGGCTCCGTCCTGCCCCGCACTGCCGCACGCCGATCCTTTCGTATTCGCTGCGCATCGAACCCGAGCAGCATTTCGTGAACTGGCAGCAGGACCCGTTCGCCAACTACCTCGCCCGGCTGGTGATCCCCGAGCCGACCACCGAGTTCAAGATCACCGTCGACCTGGTGGTCGAGATGGCGGTCTATAACCCGTTCGACTTCTTCCTCGAGCCCTACGCGGAGAATTTTCCCTTCACCTATGAGCCCGGCCTGGCTTACGAGCTGGCGCCCTATATGGTCAAGGGCGAACTGACGCCGCGCTTTGCCGCCTTCGTGCAGAGCATTCCGCGCGACAAGCAGACCACGAGCGATTTCCTGGTGGCCCTGAACCAGCGCCTGCAAGAGGACATCCGCTACCTGATCCGCATGGAACCCGGCGTGCAGACGCCGGAGCAGACGCTTGCGACGGGCGCCGGCTCGTGCCGGGATTCCGGCTGGCTGCTGGTGCAGACGCTGCGCCACCTGGGGCTGGCCGCGCGCTTCGTGTCCGGCTACCTGCTGCAGCTGGCGCCCGACGTGAAATCCATCGACGGCCCGAGTGGCACCGACGTGGACTTCACCGACCTGCACGCATGGTGCGAGGTCTACCTGCCGGGCGCGGGCTGGATCGGGCTCGACCCCACCTCCGGCCTGCTGGCCGGCGAGGGCCATATCCCGGTGGCATGCACGCCCGAGCCGGGCAGCGCGGCGCCGGTCAGCGGCGCGGTCGACAAGAGCGAGGTGACCTTCCACCACGAGATGTCGATCACCCGCATCTATGAATCGCCGCGCGTGACCAAGCCCTATACCGAGGCGCAGTGGCAGGCGGTGGCGGCCGTGGGCGCCGAGGTCGATATCCAGCTCAACGCGCAGGATGTGCGCCTGACCATGGGCGGCGAGCCGACCTTTGTCGCGGTCAAGGATCGCGATGGCGCGGAATGGAACACCGATGCGCTCGGCACCACCAAGCGCGCTTATGCCACCGAATTGGTGCATAAACTGCGCGCGCGCTATGGCAAGGGTGGCTTCCTGCACTTTGGCCAGGGCAAGTGGTACCCGGGCGAGCAACTGCCGCGCTGGGCCTTGTCGATCTGCTGGCGCGCCGACGGCCAGCCCTGCTGGCAGGACCCGTCGCTGTTCGCCGATGAGCGCGAGCCGGCCGACTATACCGAAGCCGACGCGCACCGCTTCCTCGATAGCCTGGCCAAGCGCCTCGGGCTCAACCCCGGCTTTGTGCAGCCCGGCTACGAGGACACCTGGTACTACCTCTGGCGCGAGCGCCGCCTGCCGGTCAACGTCGACCCGCTGGAGGCGCGGCTCGACGATGAGATGGAGCGCATGCGCCTGCGCCGCGTGTTCGATGGCGGCCTGGCGCGGCCCACCGGCTACGTGCTGCCGCTGCGCCGCACCGGCCTGGAAGATGGCCCGGCGCTGGCCGCCCACCGCTGGATCAGCGGGCCATGGTTCTTCCGCGACGACCGCATGTACCTGCTGCCTGGCGATTCGCCGATGGGCTACCGCCTGCCGCTGGATGCCCTGCCCTGGGTCAGCGAGGCCGACTACCCGTGGCAGTTCGACCAGGACCCGTTCGCGGCGCGTTCGCCGCTGCCCACCGGGGCGCAGCTGCGCGCGCAGTTGCCAGGGCTTGCCGGCCAAGGCGCCGAGCCCGGCCAGGCGGCGGAGTTCCGTGCCAGCACCGCGGCTTATTCCGCGTCCGGCCCCGCGCCCGGCTCGGCCGCGGCAGCGCGTGCCGGGGCCAAGCCAGGGTCGGGTGCGATCGGCGGCACGGCCGCGCCCGCCGCCCTGGCGGCGGACCTGGCGCGCGTGCCCGGGCGCGGCGAATCCGCGGGCTGGATCACCCGTACGGCGCTGTGCGTGGAAGTGCGCCATCCCAGCCGTGCCGCCGGCCCCAAGGCCGAGAGAGCGGCCGCGGGCGACAAGCGCGGCATGCTCTACGTCTTCATGCCGCCGCTGACCGTGCTGGAGGACTACCTGGAACTGCTGGCGGCGGTGGAAGCCACCGCCGCCGGGCTGGGCGTGAAGATCGTGCTCGAAGGCTACCCGCCGCCGCGCGACGTGCGCCTCAAACTGCTGCAGGTCACGCCCGATCCCGGCGTGATCGAGGTCAACATCCATCCGGCCGCCAACTGGGACGAACTGGTCGACCATACGGAATTCCTCTACCAGGCCGCCCACGAGACCTACCTCAGCACCGAGAAGTTCATGCTCGACGGGCGCCATACCGGCACCGGCGGCGGCAACCACTTCGTGCTGGGCGGCGCCACGCCTGCCGACAGCCCCTTCCTGCGGCGCCCCGATGTGCTGTCCAGCCTGATTGCGTACTGGCACAACCATCCCTCGCTGTCCTACCTGTTCTCGGGCATGTTCATCGGCCCGACCAGCCAAGCGCCGCGCGTGGATGAGGCGCGCAACGACCAGCTCTACGAGCTCGAGATCGCCTTTGCCGAGTTGCAGCACCAGCTCGACCGGCTCGGTGGCGCCGAGGGCGGGGTCGGCGCGCACATGCCGCCGTGGCTGGTCGACCGTGCGCTGCGCAATATCCTGATCGACGTCACCGGCAACACCCACCGCAGCGAGTTCTGCATCGACAAGCTCTACTCGCCCGACGGCCCCACCGGCCGTCTCGGCCTGCTGGAGCTGCGCGCGTTCGAGATGCCGCCGCATGCGCGCATGAGCCTGGTGCAGCAGTTGCTGCTGCGCGCGCTGGTGGCCCGCTTCTGGCGCGAGCCCTATCGCGGGCGGCTCACGCGCTGGGGCACGGAGCTGCACGACCGTTTCCTGCTCGGCACCTTCGTGCAGATGGATTTCGAGGACGTGCTCACCGAGATGCGCGAAGCCGGCTTCGCGTTCGACAATGCCTGGTTCGCGCCGCACTTCGAGTTCCGCTTCCCGCGCGTGGGCGAGCTCGCGGCCGGCGGCCTGTCGCTGACGCTGCGCACCGCGCTCGAACCCTGGCATGTGATGGGCGAGGAGGGCAGTGCCGGTGGCACCGTGCGCTACGTGGATTCGTCGCTCGAGCGCATCGAGGTGCGCGTGCTGGGCATGAACGACAGCCGCCATGTGGTCACCGTCAATGGCCGCGCGGTACCGCTGCAGCCCACCGGGCGCGTTGGCGAGTTCGTGGCCGGGGTGCGCTACCGCGCCTGGGCGCCGCCGTCTGCGCTGCACCCCACCATCGCCTCGCACGCGCCGCTGACTTTCGACGTTGTCGACACATGGATGGGGCGCAGCATCGGTGGATGCCAGTATCATGTTTCGCATCCGGGCGGGCGTAGCTATGAGACCTTCCCGGTTAATGCGTACGAGGCCGAGAGCCGGCGCCTGACACGCTTCTTCACGCTTGGCCACACGCCGGGCGTGATGCGCGTGGAACCGCCCCGGCGCAGCCTCGAGTTTCCGTTCACGCTGGATTTGCGACAACGCTGATCCGGCACGCCCCCAAAGCCGCGCCCGTGCCTCTTCAGCCGTCCCTGCCTTTTGATGAAACCGCCCCTGCCGTCGACGCGGTGATGCACCGCGCGCGGCCGGTGCCGCCCGGGCACCTTGATGAACTGGGGGCATGCGGGGACGGGTTGCGCGAGTCCTGGGCGCGCTTTTTCCAGATACTGGGCGAGGAGGGCATCGACGGCCTTGACCAGCAGGCCGCCGCCATGGCGCGCCAGATCCGCGACAACGGCGTGACCTACAACGTCTACGCCGACAACACGGACAAGGCCGGCGCGCGCGCCTGGGCGCTGGACCTGCTGCCCTTCCTGGTGAGCGAGGAGGACTGGCAGCGCATCGAGCGCGGCGTGGCGCAGCGCGCCGAGCTGGCCAACGCCATGGTGGCCGACATCTACGGGCCGCAGGCATTGCTGTCCAAGGGGTTGCTGCCGGCCGGCCTGGTCTTCGGCCATCCCGGCTACCTGCGCCCGCTCAAGG comes from the Cupriavidus basilensis genome and includes:
- a CDS encoding Bug family tripartite tricarboxylate transporter substrate binding protein, producing the protein MTALAAVCLASAPASAQNDRPLRILVGYPAGGTADLAARLIGDKLREELKQTVVIENKPGAGGRLVMDYARTLPADGNTLVVANSAVMTIAPLTYRKLNYDIQRDFVPVAQTANFQLALATGPGAPAKTLKEYIEWLKASPAKNNSYASPALGSIPHFFGLLIGKQVGVEMLHVPFNGSAPLMNALVGGQVPASVDTLADLTEMHRAGKIRVLASSGTQRSVALPDVPTFTELGYKDIEGLGRYGFLAPAGVPRATIDRLNAAIVHAVQSADLKERFLKLGLEPQTGSAEQFGKVLAADAGRWGPVVKASGYTGD
- a CDS encoding DUF2126 domain-containing protein; translation: MATHVALNHVTHYRYDRPVKLSPQVVRLRPAPHCRTPILSYSLRIEPEQHFVNWQQDPFANYLARLVIPEPTTEFKITVDLVVEMAVYNPFDFFLEPYAENFPFTYEPGLAYELAPYMVKGELTPRFAAFVQSIPRDKQTTSDFLVALNQRLQEDIRYLIRMEPGVQTPEQTLATGAGSCRDSGWLLVQTLRHLGLAARFVSGYLLQLAPDVKSIDGPSGTDVDFTDLHAWCEVYLPGAGWIGLDPTSGLLAGEGHIPVACTPEPGSAAPVSGAVDKSEVTFHHEMSITRIYESPRVTKPYTEAQWQAVAAVGAEVDIQLNAQDVRLTMGGEPTFVAVKDRDGAEWNTDALGTTKRAYATELVHKLRARYGKGGFLHFGQGKWYPGEQLPRWALSICWRADGQPCWQDPSLFADEREPADYTEADAHRFLDSLAKRLGLNPGFVQPGYEDTWYYLWRERRLPVNVDPLEARLDDEMERMRLRRVFDGGLARPTGYVLPLRRTGLEDGPALAAHRWISGPWFFRDDRMYLLPGDSPMGYRLPLDALPWVSEADYPWQFDQDPFAARSPLPTGAQLRAQLPGLAGQGAEPGQAAEFRASTAAYSASGPAPGSAAAARAGAKPGSGAIGGTAAPAALAADLARVPGRGESAGWITRTALCVEVRHPSRAAGPKAERAAAGDKRGMLYVFMPPLTVLEDYLELLAAVEATAAGLGVKIVLEGYPPPRDVRLKLLQVTPDPGVIEVNIHPAANWDELVDHTEFLYQAAHETYLSTEKFMLDGRHTGTGGGNHFVLGGATPADSPFLRRPDVLSSLIAYWHNHPSLSYLFSGMFIGPTSQAPRVDEARNDQLYELEIAFAELQHQLDRLGGAEGGVGAHMPPWLVDRALRNILIDVTGNTHRSEFCIDKLYSPDGPTGRLGLLELRAFEMPPHARMSLVQQLLLRALVARFWREPYRGRLTRWGTELHDRFLLGTFVQMDFEDVLTEMREAGFAFDNAWFAPHFEFRFPRVGELAAGGLSLTLRTALEPWHVMGEEGSAGGTVRYVDSSLERIEVRVLGMNDSRHVVTVNGRAVPLQPTGRVGEFVAGVRYRAWAPPSALHPTIASHAPLTFDVVDTWMGRSIGGCQYHVSHPGGRSYETFPVNAYEAESRRLTRFFTLGHTPGVMRVEPPRRSLEFPFTLDLRQR
- a CDS encoding tetratricopeptide repeat protein, which gives rise to MPLVRRFPACFPVRFPSRLRAAAIAALLALCLFAFQHAQAARQPPAPAQELTRQAVTAYDAGAFDSALRDFAKAAQQGNRLAQYNYAMMLLRGEGTPVRQQEALIWLHRAAENDMTQAQFTFGEMYEHGELVPRSLESANQWYRRAAEGGHVQAQVELATNYFTGRGLARDYGKAFEWYTRAATAGDGGAQYIVASYYERGEPGVVEKDIEQAKIWYARAAAHGDPGALAKLRSLIEQGLKAKQAGAM
- a CDS encoding sulfatase-like hydrolase/transferase; this translates as MPTRNTLFIMCDQLRQDHLACYGHPTLRTRHIDALAARGVRFTKAFVTSGVCGPSRMSFYTGRYPSSHGATWNRVPLSVGEVTLGEYLKDSHRALALAGKTHVMPDNANMKRLHLDGGSELETLLRSGHFVEVDRHDGHHAEPHSAYAEWLRKQGYDSADPWTDYVISAENAQGEIVSGWQMRNAGLPARVAQAHSETAYTVGQAMQYIAARGDDPWVLHLSLVKPHWPYMAPAPYHAAYALDDCLPLKRHEAELDNPHPVLDAYRTQEECANFMRSEVSDTVRPAYQGLVQQIDDRLGELWEQLERLGRWEDTLIVFTADHGDFLGDHWLGEKEQFYDTVQNIPLIVYDPSAEADATRGSADARMVSAVDVVPTVLDALGLPPADHRVEGRSLLDLTRGRGNGQWRDFVVSELDYAYRGARIALGRQPGECRAWMVRNARWKYVHWQGFRPQLFDLERDPDEFFDLGEDAGHEAIRSAMRLHLLEWFCMLKPRTTVSNDEVAAKTNVYKQAGVFFGVW
- a CDS encoding response regulator transcription factor; translated protein: MGNLVLLEDEVELREEIAAFLQKRGWKVSQAGSLAQFLPLAAQADIAVIDVMLPDGTGFDAASRLRKERPGCGIVMLTARGETQDKLHGLNGGADHYLVKPVKLLEFDAILRALSRRVVSNWWLDRQASTLVAPAGARLAVSSNESKLLEMLALHPTQPVDRRQIAEGFGFDWLSYDERRLETMVSRLRQRWRSESGSELPLKTAHRKGYTFAAPIALA
- a CDS encoding MarR family winged helix-turn-helix transcriptional regulator; the protein is MNGNQAGEQAQAQAGRERDAGETLQHPASLADFLNYRLYHLTRVALQASGHHLRAAAGVSRREWRMLAFLGEQPGTRLTELAQSAGLDKVLASRAVHALMARGLVQRATREQDKRAAAFALSEQGEAVYQLAFAQAQAFNARLAACLDPEEARVLARCLSRLHTQAEALLAQAQALPSSVPAPAQPAQNWWRQP